The following are from one region of the Stigmatella ashevillena genome:
- a CDS encoding efflux RND transporter periplasmic adaptor subunit produces the protein MRQVLGWCLPALRPRWRKIALVGVLGLPCLLSCNGPEDKAAPAPEAEAPVVLGPENVMHAETRKLASGPVISGALQARHTAALRAEVGGVVLDVKVEQGQPVKRGELLARINDAGLKEQQIAARLAVRVAESSLEVAQSEEERNAKLARAEIITPRDHERAQLQRENAQAQLSEARARYSLAQEQLGHTLVTAPFAGVVSEQQVNAGDTVTLGSPLLTVVDPTNLRLVAAVPAEFASHLQTGAHVDFRISGHGDRNFTGTIEYINPVVDPATGQVRISVAIPNEGQTLLGGLFAQGRVASETRRALAVPVDAVNLSGTQPSVLRLMNGKVEQVPVELGLSDDVAQWVEVRSGLQEGDTVVMGSARDLATGTSVELSAAPARHEEPAQGSLPPPPR, from the coding sequence ATGCGACAGGTGCTGGGATGGTGTCTGCCCGCTCTCAGGCCTCGGTGGCGGAAGATCGCCTTGGTGGGCGTGCTGGGGCTCCCCTGTCTGCTGAGCTGCAACGGACCGGAGGACAAGGCCGCCCCGGCGCCAGAGGCCGAAGCGCCCGTGGTGCTCGGGCCCGAGAACGTGATGCATGCGGAGACACGCAAGCTGGCGAGCGGCCCGGTCATCTCCGGAGCACTCCAGGCGCGGCACACGGCTGCCCTCCGTGCGGAAGTGGGTGGGGTGGTGCTGGACGTGAAGGTGGAGCAGGGCCAACCCGTGAAGCGCGGAGAGTTGCTGGCGCGCATCAATGATGCGGGACTCAAGGAACAACAAATCGCTGCGCGCCTGGCAGTGCGAGTCGCGGAGAGTTCGCTGGAGGTGGCCCAGAGCGAGGAAGAGCGCAACGCGAAGCTGGCCCGGGCTGAGATCATCACCCCGCGAGACCACGAGCGCGCCCAGCTCCAGCGGGAGAATGCCCAGGCCCAGCTCTCCGAGGCCCGGGCACGGTACTCCCTGGCGCAGGAGCAACTGGGCCACACGCTTGTCACCGCGCCCTTCGCTGGCGTGGTGAGTGAGCAGCAGGTGAACGCTGGAGACACTGTCACGCTGGGCTCGCCGCTGCTCACCGTGGTGGACCCCACGAACCTGCGGTTGGTGGCGGCTGTCCCGGCTGAATTCGCCAGCCACCTCCAGACAGGAGCCCACGTGGACTTCCGCATCTCCGGCCATGGCGACCGAAACTTCACGGGGACGATTGAATACATCAATCCCGTGGTGGACCCCGCGACCGGACAGGTGCGCATCTCCGTGGCCATCCCCAACGAAGGGCAGACATTGCTCGGGGGATTGTTCGCCCAGGGGCGTGTGGCGTCCGAGACGCGACGGGCGCTCGCAGTGCCCGTGGACGCGGTGAACCTGAGCGGCACCCAGCCCTCGGTGCTCCGGTTGATGAACGGCAAGGTCGAGCAGGTGCCGGTAGAACTGGGCCTGAGCGACGACGTGGCACAATGGGTGGAGGTGCGCTCCGGCCTTCAGGAAGGAGACACCGTGGTGATGGGCTCGGCGCGCGATCTGGCCACCGGCACCTCTGTCGAGCTGTCGGCAGCCCCTGCGCGACACGAAGAGCCAGCACAGGGCTCGCTGCCTCCCCCGCCGCGCTGA
- a CDS encoding M20/M25/M40 family metallo-hydrolase: protein MRALSLCFILIALGCSHASGKTPAATPAASAEMRTLLAELVAVDTSNPPGNETAAARVAERWLREAGIEVELFEPAPGRGNLLARLKGHGGGRPLLVLAHLDTVPARREEWSTDPWLLTERDGFVYGRGVQDNKGMAAASVLALRKLQHEKGRRSRDILLYLGADEEVGGGHGLEWMLANRPELREAEFALNEGGLTELSADRRQVRFVALQAAERVSRNVVLKATGPGGHSSAPSMEANPLVSLAAAVARVGALPFPARLTPAARLHIQARAPMTEGALGEALKRIAASPDAPPQEAVDTVARLDPALAAVMRTTCVPTVFHAGTRPNVIPATAEATLNCRLLPDEDVQALHARLVAAVADATIEVRMDTRAPNSPMSPVGDNAVFRAAKAAAAHVWPGVPVIPRQSTGTTESAMLRRAGIHAYGIDLFALTPEDARTAHAPNERVPVASLQPGAEFVYRLLRELTK, encoded by the coding sequence ATGCGAGCCCTGTCCCTGTGCTTCATTCTCATCGCTCTCGGCTGCAGCCATGCGTCGGGGAAGACGCCTGCGGCAACCCCTGCGGCGTCCGCGGAGATGCGCACGCTGCTGGCCGAGCTGGTCGCGGTGGATACCTCCAACCCCCCCGGCAACGAGACGGCCGCGGCACGGGTTGCGGAACGGTGGCTGCGCGAAGCTGGCATCGAAGTGGAGCTCTTCGAGCCTGCGCCCGGACGCGGCAACCTGCTGGCACGGCTGAAGGGACACGGCGGCGGGCGTCCGCTGCTCGTGCTGGCCCACCTGGACACGGTGCCTGCCCGGCGCGAGGAGTGGTCCACGGATCCCTGGCTCCTCACCGAGCGAGATGGCTTCGTGTACGGGCGCGGAGTGCAGGACAACAAGGGCATGGCCGCCGCGAGCGTGCTGGCGCTGCGAAAGCTCCAGCACGAGAAGGGGCGGCGCTCACGAGACATCCTCCTGTACCTCGGCGCGGACGAAGAAGTAGGGGGAGGCCATGGCTTGGAGTGGATGCTGGCGAACCGCCCAGAACTGAGGGAGGCCGAGTTCGCCCTCAACGAAGGCGGGCTGACCGAGCTGAGCGCGGACCGGCGCCAAGTGCGCTTCGTGGCCCTCCAGGCCGCGGAGCGCGTCTCCCGGAACGTGGTGCTGAAGGCCACCGGACCGGGGGGCCATTCGTCCGCGCCGTCCATGGAGGCCAATCCCCTGGTGAGCCTCGCGGCGGCGGTGGCGCGGGTGGGGGCGCTCCCCTTCCCCGCCCGGCTGACACCGGCCGCCCGGCTGCACATCCAGGCCCGTGCCCCCATGACGGAAGGAGCGCTGGGCGAGGCATTGAAGCGCATCGCGGCCTCGCCGGACGCGCCCCCCCAGGAGGCGGTGGACACCGTGGCACGGCTGGACCCGGCCCTGGCGGCGGTGATGCGCACCACGTGCGTGCCCACCGTCTTCCACGCGGGCACCCGCCCCAATGTCATTCCCGCCACCGCGGAGGCCACCCTCAACTGCCGGCTGCTTCCGGACGAGGACGTTCAGGCGCTCCACGCCCGGCTCGTGGCCGCCGTGGCGGACGCCACCATCGAGGTGCGAATGGACACGCGCGCGCCCAACTCGCCCATGTCGCCCGTGGGGGACAATGCCGTGTTCCGTGCCGCAAAGGCCGCCGCGGCCCACGTCTGGCCAGGTGTGCCCGTCATTCCCCGCCAGTCCACGGGCACCACCGAGTCCGCGATGCTGCGCCGGGCGGGAATCCACGCGTATGGAATCGACCTCTTCGCGCTGACGCCCGAGGATGCGCGCACCGCCCATGCGCCCAATGAGCGCGTGCCGGTGGCTTCACTTCAACCGGGCGCCGAGTTCGTCTACCGGCTGCTGCGCGAGCTGACGAAGTAG
- a CDS encoding patatin-like phospholipase family protein, with protein MHPSLTLRAGPEALRLLHERGLRAEDVDVLPGASGGPKWLVLAGLDRVLFGEFLRTPRSRPLHLIGASIGSWRLACLAQKEPLAALERFAAAYLDQRYPPKPPPSLVSETSARILDALLGPDGAEDIVSHPWARLHIMTTLCRGPTAREQKGLLLAGLAVAALANALSRRTLALQMKRAVFHTAGDSSPFAGLRDLPTIHHPLTRENLRAALLASGSIPGVMSGVHIPGAPRGTYRDGGVLDYHPNLHFGPGEGLVLYPHFYPHVIPGWFDKSLRWRWKASVHLQRALLLSPSEAFIARLPHGKIPDRDDFVRFSDAERIRAWNAVREASQQLGDELRELLATGRIAERVQPL; from the coding sequence ATGCACCCTTCCCTCACGCTGCGGGCAGGACCCGAAGCCCTGCGGCTCTTGCACGAGCGCGGGTTGCGCGCCGAGGACGTGGACGTCCTCCCCGGGGCCTCGGGCGGACCCAAGTGGCTGGTGCTGGCCGGGCTGGACCGGGTGCTCTTCGGCGAGTTCCTGAGGACACCTCGCTCCCGTCCCCTGCACCTCATCGGCGCGTCTATCGGCAGTTGGCGCCTCGCGTGCCTCGCGCAAAAGGAGCCTCTGGCAGCGCTCGAGCGCTTCGCGGCCGCGTACCTGGACCAGCGCTATCCGCCCAAGCCGCCGCCCTCGCTCGTCTCCGAGACCAGCGCCCGCATCCTCGACGCACTGCTCGGCCCGGACGGGGCCGAGGACATCGTGAGTCATCCCTGGGCACGTCTGCACATCATGACCACGCTGTGCCGGGGGCCTACCGCCCGAGAGCAGAAGGGCCTGCTCCTGGCGGGACTGGCCGTCGCGGCCCTGGCCAACGCGCTGAGCCGGCGCACGCTCGCACTCCAGATGAAGCGCGCCGTGTTCCACACCGCTGGGGACAGCAGCCCGTTCGCGGGCTTGAGGGACTTGCCCACAATCCATCACCCGCTCACGCGCGAGAACCTGCGGGCCGCGCTCCTGGCCTCCGGCTCCATTCCCGGGGTGATGAGCGGCGTGCACATCCCCGGAGCCCCCAGGGGCACGTACCGGGATGGAGGCGTCCTGGACTACCACCCGAACCTGCACTTCGGCCCAGGCGAGGGACTGGTGCTCTATCCCCACTTCTATCCGCACGTGATTCCGGGCTGGTTCGACAAGTCGCTGCGCTGGCGGTGGAAAGCGTCCGTCCACCTCCAGCGCGCGCTCCTCCTCTCCCCTTCCGAGGCGTTCATCGCACGCCTTCCCCACGGGAAGATTCCGGACCGGGACGACTTCGTCCGCTTCAGCGACGCGGAGCGGATCCGCGCCTGGAATGCGGTGCGAGAGGCCAGCCAGCAACTGGGAGACGAGCTTCGGGAACTGCTCGCCACCGGACGCATCGCGGAGCGGGTCCAGCCGCTCTGA
- a CDS encoding dipeptide epimerase → MPLVLNAHAVELPLRHAWTIARGTSTSKRNVLVELRSGAHTGLGEAAPNVRYGESAETVLEALRVLAPVVAGRDPRHFREVSEALQAAMPGHGAAKAAVDIALHDLAGKMLGVPLYRVWGVDPARMPLTSFSIGIDEPETLARKVREAEPYPVLKVKLGAERVREVFGAVRSATSKVIRVDANEAWRPDEALAHIEWLATQGVELVEQPLPAADVEGARWLRARSPLPLVADEALVHASDVPRLAEGYHGINVKLQKAGGIREALRTLDVARACGLKVMIGCMVETSVGIAAAAHLGPLADWLDLDGNLLLTEDPFQGHPVEEGRIRLLEGPGLGVEPR, encoded by the coding sequence ATGCCTCTGGTCTTGAACGCCCACGCCGTCGAGCTGCCGCTTCGCCACGCCTGGACCATTGCCCGGGGGACCAGCACCTCCAAGCGCAACGTCCTCGTGGAGCTTCGCTCCGGAGCGCACACCGGGCTGGGCGAGGCGGCACCCAACGTGCGTTATGGTGAGTCCGCGGAGACGGTGCTGGAGGCCCTCCGGGTCCTCGCGCCGGTGGTGGCTGGGAGGGATCCCCGTCACTTCCGGGAGGTGTCGGAGGCGCTCCAGGCCGCCATGCCCGGCCATGGCGCGGCAAAGGCGGCGGTGGACATCGCGCTGCACGATCTGGCCGGCAAGATGCTGGGGGTTCCGCTGTACCGGGTGTGGGGCGTGGATCCGGCCCGCATGCCCCTGACCTCGTTTTCCATCGGCATCGATGAGCCGGAGACGCTCGCGCGCAAGGTGCGAGAGGCGGAGCCGTACCCAGTCCTCAAGGTGAAGCTGGGGGCCGAGCGCGTCCGGGAGGTCTTCGGCGCGGTGCGTTCCGCCACGTCCAAGGTGATTCGCGTGGATGCCAACGAGGCGTGGCGCCCCGACGAGGCCTTGGCGCACATCGAGTGGCTGGCCACCCAGGGAGTCGAACTGGTGGAGCAGCCCCTGCCGGCCGCGGACGTGGAAGGGGCCCGGTGGCTGCGGGCGCGCTCGCCCTTGCCGCTGGTGGCGGACGAAGCCCTGGTCCACGCCTCGGACGTGCCGCGTCTGGCCGAGGGCTACCACGGCATCAACGTCAAGTTGCAGAAGGCCGGTGGCATCCGCGAGGCGCTGCGCACTCTTGATGTGGCGCGGGCCTGTGGGCTGAAGGTGATGATCGGGTGCATGGTGGAGACCTCCGTGGGCATCGCGGCCGCGGCCCACTTGGGACCCCTGGCGGACTGGCTGGACCTGGACGGCAATCTCCTGCTCACCGAGGACCCTTTTCAGGGCCACCCGGTGGAGGAAGGGCGCATCCGGCTGCTGGAAGGCCCGGGGCTGGGCGTGGAGCCCCGGTGA
- a CDS encoding DUF819 family protein: MTPALVQEPMAVLAVLLGVLGLLVLVDRHPLIHRFFGVVPLIVFIYFVPTALSNLGVLPLQSELYRFVRVYLLPASLVLLVLSVDLPSIVRLGRNAVVLFLAGAGGIILGGPLAYLALGGLVPAELGDQAWKGLAALSGSWIGGSANFVAIGQSVGAWDSTLSMLVVVDVGVSNIWTAVLLSFAGRERKMDERLGADRRTLDAVREEVERLQAGSARPVSLADLLWMLAIAFGATVACTAVARELPDLGTVVTGSTWVVLLVTGVGVVLSFTPARKLEGAGASRMGSVLLYLLIATIGAQAEFRRLLDAPALVAVGMLWMAFHAAVILGVRRLLKAPIFFAAVGSQANVGGTASASVVAAAFHPALAPVGVLLAVLGYVLGTYGGLLCAVMLEQVHRLIH; encoded by the coding sequence GTGACACCGGCGCTCGTGCAGGAGCCCATGGCGGTGCTCGCGGTGCTGCTGGGCGTGCTCGGCCTGCTCGTCCTCGTGGACCGCCACCCGCTGATTCACCGCTTCTTCGGGGTGGTGCCGCTGATCGTCTTCATCTACTTCGTCCCCACGGCGCTCTCGAACCTGGGCGTTCTCCCGCTCCAGTCCGAGCTGTACCGCTTCGTGCGCGTGTACCTGCTTCCCGCGAGCCTCGTGTTGCTGGTGCTGTCGGTGGATCTGCCCTCCATCGTCCGGTTGGGGCGCAATGCGGTGGTGCTCTTCCTGGCGGGGGCGGGGGGCATCATCCTGGGCGGTCCGCTGGCGTACCTGGCGCTGGGCGGGCTCGTCCCGGCGGAGCTGGGAGACCAGGCGTGGAAGGGGCTGGCGGCGCTGAGCGGCTCGTGGATTGGCGGCAGCGCGAACTTCGTGGCCATTGGCCAGAGCGTGGGCGCGTGGGACAGCACGCTGAGCATGCTGGTGGTGGTGGACGTGGGCGTCTCCAACATCTGGACGGCGGTGCTGCTGTCCTTCGCGGGCCGAGAGCGCAAGATGGACGAGCGCCTGGGCGCAGACCGCCGCACGCTGGATGCCGTGCGGGAGGAAGTGGAGCGCCTCCAGGCCGGGAGCGCGCGGCCGGTGAGCCTGGCGGACCTGCTGTGGATGCTGGCCATCGCCTTTGGCGCCACGGTGGCCTGCACGGCGGTGGCGCGCGAGCTGCCGGATCTGGGCACGGTGGTGACGGGCTCCACCTGGGTGGTGCTGCTGGTGACGGGGGTGGGGGTGGTGCTCTCCTTCACCCCGGCCCGGAAGCTGGAGGGTGCAGGGGCCAGCCGCATGGGCTCGGTGCTGCTGTACCTGCTCATCGCCACCATTGGCGCCCAGGCCGAGTTCCGCCGTCTGCTGGACGCGCCCGCGCTCGTGGCGGTGGGGATGCTGTGGATGGCCTTCCACGCGGCGGTGATTCTCGGGGTGCGGCGGCTGCTCAAGGCGCCCATCTTCTTCGCGGCGGTGGGCTCTCAGGCGAATGTGGGGGGCACCGCGTCAGCCTCGGTGGTGGCCGCGGCCTTCCACCCGGCCCTGGCACCCGTGGGCGTCCTGTTGGCCGTGCTGGGCTACGTGCTGGGCACCTATGGCGGGCTGCTGTGCGCGGTCATGCTGGAGCAGGTGCACCGCCTCATTCATTGA
- a CDS encoding metallophosphoesterase family protein, whose translation MVRWLHPAQFIRASMDAIVAAVFGTRADQRLVEAMVRPQEPYFDYSHIESGEESFWLDYVADTGDGWNSTYCIARLLALPELELATKDGPLHTTQRGGVLVFGGDTVYPGASRETYEERLVQPYESAMRRSPSPSPDMFVIPGNHDWYDGLAAFLRLFCARRWMAGRRTRQSRSYFALKLPRNWWLIGTDVQLNSDIDVPQVEYFRQVASRMEPEDRVILCNAEPAWIHAANTKRKRGYLENNLEYLQEKVLGKRISVFLAGDLHHYRRHENPEGQQKITAGGGGAFLHPTHAPKADVLLDGYTVQKSFPDEKTSRKIARGNLLLIRHSPLFGLITGTLYLMLALAAYAEVGHLGASHLTQVLSAVGYSMVTRPWTMVLGLTTILSLGAFADGTFGRWKWLMGSLHGIGHIVAAFFCAWSGTYLTVTGLGVCAELTPDQIHCAGGWLHLAGKFLLSSIFTFVGGFLVGPFVSGLYFWVSVNGFLAHSNEAFGALAVADYKNFLRLRIGQDGCLTIYPVGVERVPRHWKETHAGPSSPAYAPDDPDATEPRLIEEPIRVHLHERSWNGKDEERFNE comes from the coding sequence ATGGTGCGCTGGCTGCACCCCGCACAGTTCATCCGCGCCAGCATGGACGCCATCGTCGCGGCCGTGTTCGGCACCCGGGCCGATCAGCGGCTCGTGGAGGCCATGGTCCGCCCGCAAGAGCCTTACTTCGACTACTCGCACATCGAGAGCGGAGAAGAATCCTTCTGGCTGGATTACGTCGCGGACACCGGCGATGGGTGGAACTCGACCTATTGCATCGCCCGGCTGCTGGCGCTGCCGGAGCTGGAGCTCGCCACGAAGGACGGGCCGCTCCACACCACCCAGAGGGGAGGCGTGCTCGTCTTTGGCGGGGACACGGTGTACCCAGGCGCCAGCCGGGAGACGTACGAGGAGCGGCTCGTCCAGCCCTACGAATCGGCCATGCGCCGCTCGCCCTCTCCCAGCCCGGACATGTTCGTCATCCCTGGCAACCACGACTGGTACGACGGCCTGGCGGCCTTCCTGCGGCTGTTCTGCGCCCGCCGGTGGATGGCCGGCCGGCGCACGCGGCAGAGCCGGAGCTATTTCGCCCTGAAGCTGCCTCGCAACTGGTGGTTGATCGGCACCGACGTGCAGCTCAACAGCGACATCGATGTGCCCCAGGTGGAGTACTTCCGGCAGGTGGCCTCGCGCATGGAGCCCGAGGATCGCGTCATCCTCTGCAATGCCGAGCCGGCGTGGATCCACGCCGCCAACACCAAGCGCAAACGCGGCTACCTGGAGAACAACCTCGAGTACCTCCAGGAGAAGGTGCTGGGCAAGCGCATCAGCGTCTTCCTCGCGGGAGACCTGCACCACTACCGGCGGCACGAGAACCCCGAGGGGCAGCAGAAGATCACCGCGGGCGGAGGGGGGGCCTTCCTGCACCCCACGCACGCGCCGAAGGCCGATGTGCTGCTGGACGGCTACACGGTGCAGAAGAGCTTCCCGGATGAGAAGACGTCCCGGAAGATCGCCCGGGGCAACCTCCTGCTCATCCGCCACAGCCCGCTCTTCGGGTTGATCACCGGCACGCTGTACCTGATGCTGGCGCTGGCAGCCTACGCGGAGGTGGGCCACCTGGGCGCCTCCCACCTCACCCAGGTGTTGTCGGCGGTGGGGTACTCCATGGTGACCCGGCCCTGGACGATGGTGCTAGGGCTGACCACCATCTTGAGCCTGGGCGCGTTCGCGGATGGGACCTTCGGCCGCTGGAAATGGCTGATGGGCTCCCTGCACGGCATTGGCCACATCGTGGCGGCCTTCTTCTGTGCCTGGTCCGGCACCTACCTCACCGTGACCGGACTGGGCGTCTGTGCGGAGCTCACCCCGGACCAGATCCACTGCGCGGGGGGATGGCTGCACCTGGCCGGCAAGTTCCTGCTGTCTTCGATCTTCACCTTCGTGGGCGGCTTCCTGGTGGGGCCCTTCGTGAGCGGCCTCTACTTCTGGGTGAGCGTCAACGGCTTCCTCGCCCACTCGAATGAGGCGTTTGGCGCGCTCGCGGTGGCCGACTACAAGAACTTCCTGCGCCTGCGCATCGGTCAGGACGGCTGTCTCACCATCTACCCCGTGGGGGTCGAGCGGGTCCCGCGGCACTGGAAGGAGACCCACGCCGGCCCCTCCTCTCCCGCGTATGCCCCGGATGATCCAGATGCCACGGAGCCGCGGCTGATCGAAGAGCCCATCCGCGTGCACCTGCACGAGCGGAGCTGGAACGGGAAGGACGAGGAGCGCTTCAATGAATGA
- a CDS encoding acyl-CoA thioesterase, producing MSDTLQDFALVTPRFPVHWSEMDAYGHVNNARFFVWFESARIAYLARIGLVGAGHAGVGPILATTSADYLQPVVYPASLVAGARISRIGRTSLTMEYAVADADKGTLYARGGGVIVTIRYPSYEKIPVPAEVRAAIEALEGRSFAPPN from the coding sequence ATGTCAGACACGCTGCAGGACTTCGCCCTCGTCACGCCCCGCTTTCCCGTCCACTGGAGCGAGATGGACGCCTACGGACACGTCAACAACGCGCGCTTCTTCGTCTGGTTCGAGTCCGCCCGCATCGCGTACCTGGCCCGGATCGGCCTGGTGGGGGCAGGCCACGCCGGGGTGGGGCCCATCCTGGCCACCACGAGCGCCGACTACCTCCAGCCCGTCGTCTACCCGGCCTCGCTCGTGGCCGGTGCCCGCATCTCGCGCATCGGCCGCACCAGCCTCACCATGGAGTACGCGGTGGCGGACGCGGACAAGGGCACCCTGTACGCCCGCGGTGGCGGGGTCATCGTCACCATCCGCTACCCCTCGTACGAGAAGATTCCCGTTCCCGCCGAGGTCCGCGCCGCCATCGAGGCGCTGGAGGGGCGCTCCTTCGCGCCCCCCAACTGA
- a CDS encoding aldo/keto reductase, with translation MEKRQLGNSNLHITPVGFGAWAIGGTGYAFAWGPQDDEQSVRSIHQAIDRGINWIDTAAVYGLGHSEEVVARALKGRSNRPYVFTKCGLIWDAKGQVTNELSAASIRQECEASLRRLQVDTIDLYQIHWPLEGHSLKGIEEGWKAVAELKRQGKVRGIGVSNFNEKQMAFAHEISPIASLQPPYSLLHRDIEKGILPFCERHGIGVIVYSPMASGLLTGAMTRERAAKLPKDDWRRNNRNFQEPQLSKNLLLVDRLKEVASKHGRSPAEAAIAWTLRKPAVTAAIVGARSPEQVDGFVGAMDFRLSAEEVRHVEDALS, from the coding sequence ATGGAAAAAAGACAGCTCGGCAATTCCAATCTTCACATCACCCCGGTGGGCTTCGGCGCCTGGGCCATTGGCGGCACGGGCTATGCCTTCGCCTGGGGGCCCCAGGACGATGAGCAATCGGTCCGCTCCATCCATCAGGCGATAGACCGCGGCATCAATTGGATCGACACCGCGGCCGTGTACGGGCTGGGCCACTCGGAAGAGGTGGTCGCCCGGGCGCTGAAGGGCCGCTCGAACCGGCCGTACGTCTTCACCAAGTGCGGGCTCATCTGGGACGCGAAGGGACAAGTCACCAACGAGCTGAGCGCGGCATCGATCCGCCAGGAGTGCGAGGCCAGCCTCCGCCGACTCCAGGTGGACACCATCGATCTGTATCAGATCCACTGGCCGCTGGAGGGCCACTCCCTCAAGGGCATCGAGGAGGGCTGGAAGGCCGTGGCCGAGCTGAAGCGCCAGGGCAAGGTGCGCGGGATTGGCGTCTCCAACTTCAATGAGAAGCAGATGGCGTTCGCGCACGAGATTTCCCCCATCGCCTCGCTCCAACCGCCCTACTCGCTGCTCCACCGGGACATCGAAAAGGGCATCCTCCCCTTCTGTGAGCGCCATGGCATTGGCGTCATCGTCTACTCCCCCATGGCCTCGGGACTGCTGACCGGCGCCATGACGCGCGAGCGCGCCGCGAAGCTTCCCAAGGATGACTGGCGGCGCAACAACCGGAACTTCCAGGAGCCCCAGCTGTCGAAGAACCTGCTCCTGGTGGATCGGCTGAAGGAGGTGGCCTCGAAGCACGGGCGCTCTCCGGCCGAGGCCGCCATCGCCTGGACGCTGCGCAAGCCGGCGGTCACCGCCGCCATCGTGGGCGCCCGGAGCCCCGAACAGGTGGACGGCTTCGTCGGCGCCATGGACTTCCGCCTCTCGGCCGAGGAGGTCCGGCACGTCGAAGACGCCCTTTCCTGA
- a CDS encoding aspartate aminotransferase family protein: MKPERTRTQVLKTPPRSTQKASARVVGRAALAGPRKASRLKPVPEDRRATLEAYFETLFSQPWMQDVTADLLRRQPKSNERMTELRKHSVTNAGFWPFFSIFMPLCIEHAEGGRLYDIDGNEYLDCFLGFGAQSLHGHNPEPVVQFVKGLLGKSVGNGYASSLELEYVKLLKEFMPHCERFAFQNSGSDATTAAIRLARAHSGRRLVVRFEGSINGQYDVVSYNSHAALHGHPLLPYPAVRGPSIPLQSFNRGAQVLGKEDLLILTFNDPASLDIIKKRKNEIACVLTEPIPTAFPFPDRAIAFTRELGEVCRKSGVLLILDEVHSGFRYGPSGVTGFAHLHADLVTYGKVTTGLGLPLSAIGGRSDILELAATSGRSIRDYGQKTLLATTHINNHLSIAASYASLSLLKQKGEAFYTRTRQKAQRLQQRVGEVEVNSKVSLRLPGWGEFFGYMSFMRNQAPMNSTRDFIQATYPVANVVLALLLRRKGLYYHGVPYFYTGDAHSEQDLDVAVDKIHEAVAEMKQNHFSFDIPE, encoded by the coding sequence ATGAAGCCAGAGCGTACTCGCACGCAGGTCCTCAAGACCCCTCCCCGCTCCACGCAGAAAGCCTCGGCCCGGGTGGTGGGCAGGGCGGCGCTCGCGGGGCCGAGGAAGGCCTCAAGGCTCAAGCCGGTGCCGGAAGACCGCCGGGCAACACTCGAGGCCTATTTCGAAACGCTCTTTTCTCAACCCTGGATGCAGGATGTCACCGCTGACCTGCTCCGGCGCCAGCCGAAGTCCAACGAGCGCATGACGGAGCTGCGCAAGCACTCCGTGACCAATGCGGGGTTTTGGCCTTTCTTCTCCATCTTCATGCCGTTGTGCATTGAGCACGCCGAGGGTGGGCGGCTGTATGACATTGATGGCAATGAATATTTGGACTGTTTTCTGGGCTTTGGAGCGCAAAGCCTTCATGGCCACAACCCAGAGCCCGTCGTCCAATTTGTCAAAGGGCTTTTGGGCAAGAGTGTGGGCAACGGGTACGCCTCGTCACTCGAGCTGGAGTACGTGAAGCTGCTCAAGGAGTTCATGCCGCATTGTGAGCGGTTCGCCTTCCAGAACTCTGGAAGCGATGCGACCACGGCGGCCATCCGGCTGGCGCGCGCGCATTCGGGTCGGCGGCTGGTGGTGCGGTTCGAGGGCAGCATCAACGGCCAGTACGACGTGGTGTCGTACAACTCGCACGCCGCCCTGCATGGACACCCGCTGCTGCCCTACCCGGCGGTGCGGGGCCCCAGCATTCCGCTCCAGTCCTTCAACCGGGGGGCTCAGGTTCTGGGCAAGGAGGATCTGCTCATCCTGACCTTCAATGATCCGGCGTCCCTGGACATCATCAAGAAGCGCAAGAACGAGATCGCCTGCGTTCTGACCGAGCCCATTCCCACGGCGTTTCCCTTCCCGGACCGGGCCATTGCCTTCACGCGGGAGCTGGGCGAGGTCTGCCGAAAATCCGGCGTCCTCCTCATCCTCGACGAGGTTCACTCGGGCTTCCGTTATGGCCCGAGCGGGGTGACGGGGTTCGCCCACCTGCACGCCGACCTGGTCACCTATGGCAAGGTCACCACCGGGCTGGGGCTGCCGCTGAGCGCCATTGGCGGGCGCTCCGACATCCTGGAACTCGCGGCGACCAGCGGCCGGTCCATCCGCGACTATGGGCAGAAGACGCTGTTGGCCACCACGCACATCAACAACCACCTGTCCATCGCCGCTTCGTATGCCTCCCTGTCGCTGCTGAAGCAGAAGGGCGAGGCGTTCTACACGCGGACGCGGCAGAAGGCGCAACGCCTCCAGCAACGGGTGGGCGAGGTGGAGGTGAATTCGAAGGTGTCGCTGCGGTTGCCGGGCTGGGGCGAGTTCTTTGGCTACATGTCCTTCATGCGCAACCAGGCCCCCATGAACAGCACGCGGGATTTCATCCAGGCGACGTATCCGGTGGCCAATGTCGTGCTCGCGCTGCTGCTGCGCCGCAAGGGGCTCTACTACCACGGCGTGCCGTACTTCTACACGGGCGATGCCCACAGTGAGCAGGACCTGGACGTCGCGGTGGACAAAATCCACGAGGCGGTGGCGGAGATGAAGCAGAACCACTTCTCCTTCGACATCCCGGAGTAA